Proteins co-encoded in one Podospora pseudoanserina strain CBS 124.78 chromosome 7 map unlocalized CBS124.78p_7, whole genome shotgun sequence genomic window:
- the ESP1_1 gene encoding separin protein (COG:D; EggNog:ENOG503NYNA), with the protein MDTNNNNATTSQTAAAAVRSAVASVATCTPATSALLKSLLLPKEESSSGSSTPAVDEPPSRTTSRAATARSRANTATSNVSRAPSRRGKTPAPNPPVDTAGGLSSRDKATLATQVINAALKALSEAAKASSTVTPATEEPPPSPSLVKTATTRQTLRRTSSAPISPLQPRPLNRQSTSPSVPRHVRSPSKPNLLGSSPNLLSLVECARVALSTLRQIVTAGKVTLPELQLESGISALVSRLITLGLHEQAIRELRTLKRRLETLSGNEKKAPVTEPKTTAEAFSEILDFGSVKLSGPALLLAVTTQIQALRVLGLGKKPSAIEAVVAHLGYDKTCSPVRLLLQAAAEKGADKGKLGRQMETAAQCLLALCPSVSGKDDGVATEQRLSVSPGTALELQVLGLEMRLQWWEMVKHRGDVEKEVMVPLSRFLGAFIRRTAADAKTSYKVVVGAWERVDTRVRGLNLKPKVGSRMPLAMIYQTLATLAKEGGLVKEAVGWGVRLRDMIGGGGSAESVVKKVSVAAQLLGCQLKDRTKYLHDDGLIGEVVAGMMGPLRGDMSELDELLGNVVQARKAAISVLVVERKSEVSSLQKGTRDQLEMLVLQTPRFCLRWLGKPPGPKGSTKDYLRYEQRRQLLQGSLQQNLESAFLVVKVRLEEGRMAWEVTDSVLGDCVTLLEYTGSSNGGGEGSSMYVKISHFYYLQYNALRQTIADPKDPSPLRALRRSVDCVKYRSGKEKEKAQLILKLERQSELAKRLGRGEEAISALFAIRTSLLEDGVLATVAKGLATQSPVAVWERDEKTEALSRALVAIAQMEQVWMDWTVDLSEAERAAALEHRLRYVLLRAGSSYTDVTLEHPCVDQLLRIYIPTRYPIRRLRVLLSLLCAALGKLDKAEELLAVAKDASQVEDLGEDTGLVGYLQHMKALFGSLAAAVDGYKNAGALRESVVVWQGIIKSCQDKAALEKQVDDVAGLLDYLQSIADFLRMKGKDEMLASVLELVTDISQVAAAQGFKAEELIQHNSALAMQYTTLGRSTKAEQLFTKARQHLGPQASGDTTTAFYLACAEHAVALGDFQQAEEHLASARTAYTTSSTSTYTRLQKKQLVAYAFYLHSILAQEKGDSHHALVYSRESVRAIMAEWVKLEAQLVASSITSSSSSSSSSPDQTDLSLATATQHLPVAASGPAFWKMFQGLFRNTMRLSFVYAHLGLFQETMYYAEQAGKIAGQVDSEFYNCAVAGWMGRFLGGRGIEKAGSCWGRRRGCLRRLLERELVWGGRVGG; encoded by the coding sequence ATGGAtacaaacaacaacaacgccaccaccagtcaaacggctgctgccgccgtcCGCAGCGCTGTTGCCTCGGTCGCGACGTGCACCCCCGCGACGTCTGCGTTGTTGAAGAGTTTACTCCTCCCAAAAGAagagagcagcagcggcagcagcacaccTGCAGTGGACGAGCCACCGTCACGAACAACCTCCCGCGCCGCGACTGCTCGATCGCGGGCTAATACTGCTACCTCAAATGTATCCCGAGCACCCTCCCGCCGGGGCAAGACTCccgccccaaaccccccagtAGATACCGCCGGCGGTCTCTCAAGCCGTGACAAAGCCACCCTCGCGACGCAGGTCATCAATGCCGCGCTGAAAGCCCTGTCGGAAGCAGCCAAAGCTTCATCTACTGTCACCCCCGCAACAGAAGAGCCCccgccgtcgccgtcatTAGTCAAAACCGCGACGACAAGGCAGACGTTACGACGAACGAGCTCAGCACCGAtctcacccctccaaccccgcccgTTGAATCGGCAGTCGACGTCCCCCTCTGTCCCGCGACATGTGCGATCACCTTCCAAGCCGAACCTGTTGGGTTCTTCCCCGAATTTGTTATCGCTAGTCGAATGCGCGCGCGTTGCGCTGAGTACATTGAGGCAGATTGTCACCGCGGGAAAGGTCACGCTGCCGGAGCTCCAGCTCGAGAGTGGGATTTCTGCTCTGGTGAGCAGGTTGATCACACTTGGTTTGCACGAGCAGGCTATTCGGGAACTGAGAACCCTGAAGAGAAGATTGGAGACTTTGTCGGggaatgagaagaaggcgccAGTGACAGAGCCGAAAACCACGGCGGAGGCGTTTTCCGAGATTCTTGACTTTGGCTCTGTCAAGCTGTCCGGTccggcgctgctgctggccgtCACGACGCAGATCCAGGcgttgagggtgttggggctGGGGAAGAAGCCCTCTGCGAtagaggcggtggtggcgcaTTTGGGATATGACAAGACTTGTTCCCCAGTCaggttgctgctgcaggCTGCCgcggaaaagggggcggaCAAGGGGAAACTGGGAAGGCAGATGGAGACTGCGGCTCAGTGTCTGCTGGCGCTTTGCCCGAGTGTGTCGGGtaaggatgatggggttgctACGGAGCAGAGGCTGAGTGTCTCCCCCGGCACAGCGCTGGAGCTGCAGGTTTTGGGGCTGGAGATGAGGTTGCAGTGGTGGGAGATGGTGAAGCATCGGGGGGATgtcgagaaggaggtgatggtgccgtTGTCGAGATTTTTGGGCGCGTTTATAAGGAGGACGGCGGCCGATGCGAAGACGAGTTATAAGGTTGTTGTGGGGGCCTGGGAGAGGGTTGATACCCGGGTGAGGGGGCTGAATCTCAAGCCGAAGGTGGGATCGAGGATGCCGCTTGCGATGATTTATCAGACTTTGGCTACGCTTgcgaaggaggggggattggtgaaggaggcggtAGGGTGGGGGGTTAGGTTGAGGGATATgattggggggggagggtcaGCCGAGTCGGTTGTGAAGAAGGTGTCTGTTGCTGCGCAGTTGTTGGGGTGCCAGCTGAAGGATAGGACAAAGTACttgcatgatgatgggctgattggggaggtggtggcggggatgatggggcCGTTAAGGGGGGATATGAGCGAGTTGGATGAGTTGCTGGGGAATGTGGtgcaggcgaggaaggcggcgatttcggtgctggtggtggagaggaagagtgAGGTTTCGTCACTGCAAAAGGGGACGAGGGACCAGTTAgagatgttggtgttgcagaCGCCGAGGTTTTGTTTAAGATGGTTGGGGAAGCCGCCTGGACCTAAAGGCAGCACGAAGGATTATTTGAGGTATGagcaacgacgacaactgCTGCAGGGGAGTTTGCAGCAGAATCTGGAGTCGGCTTTTTTGGTGGTCAAGGTtaggttggaggaggggaggatggcgtgGGAGGTGACGGATAGTGTTTTGGGGGATTGTGTCACGTTGTTGGAGTATACGGGGAGTAGTaacggtggaggagaagggagtTCGATGTATGTCAAGATATCGCATTTTTACTACCTGCAGTATAATGCGCTCCGGCAGACGATCGCGGATCCCAAGGACCCGAGTCCGTTGAGGGCGCTGAGGAGGTCGGTGGATTGTGTCAAGTATCGGagtgggaaggagaaggagaaggcgcagTTGATTCTAAAGTTGGAGAGGCAGAGTGAGTTGGCAAAGAGGTTGGGcaggggagaggaggcgatCAGTGCGCTCTTTGCCATCAGGACGAGTTtgcttgaggatggggtgctCGCTACGGTTGCCAAGGGGCTGGCTACACAATCACCGGTGGCGGTCTGGGAGCGTGATGAAAAAACCGAGGCGCTGTCACGGGCCCTTGTGGCCATCGCGCAGATGGAGCAGGTCTGGATGGATTGGACTGTCGATTTATCCGAGGCTGAACGGGCGGCTGCTTTGGAGCACAGACTGAGGTATGTCTTGCTGAGAGCAGGAAGCAGCTACACGGATGTCACGCTCGAGCACCCCTGTGTTGATCAGCTGTTGAGGATATACATCCCCACGAGGTACCCGATCCGACGGCTTAGGGTGCTGCTGAGTCTGCTTTGTGCTGCTCTGGGGAAGCTCGATAAGGCAGAGGAACTCCTCGCGGTTGCGAAAGACGCCTCgcaggtggaggatttgggcGAGGACACAGGCCTGGTTGGGTATCTGCAGCACATGAAAGCTCTCTTTGGGAGTCTGGCTGCGGCAGTGGACGGATACAAGAATGCAGGCGCCCTTCGGGAGAGCGTGGTTGTCTGGCAGGGCATCATCAAGTCATGCCAGGACAAGGCCGCCCTGGAGAAGCAAGTGGACGATGTTGCCGGTCTTCTCGACTATCTCCAGTCTATCGCGGACTTCCTCCGGATGAAAGGCAAAGACGAGATGCTCGCCTCTGTACTCGAGCTCGTCACAGACATCTCCCAGGTAGCCGCTGCCCAGGGCTTCAAAGCCGAAGAGCTGATTCAGCACAACTCTGCCTTGGCCATGCAATACACCACCCTAGGCCGGTCCACAAAAGCAGAGCAGCTCTTCACCAAGGCCCGTCAACACCTCGGCCCGCAAGCCTCGGgggacaccaccaccgcgttTTACCTCGCCTGCGCTGAGCACGCGGTTGCCTTGGGCGACTTTCAACAAGCGGAAGAGCACCTTGCCTCCGCCCGGACAGCCTACACCACTTCCTCTACCAGCACATACACCCGCCTCCAGAAAAAACAACTCGTCGCCTATGCATTTTATCTGCATTCGATCCTCGCCCAAGAAAAAGGCGACTCCCACCACGCGCTGGTGTACTCTAGAGAAAGCGTCAGGGCGATCATGGCGGAGTGGGTAAAGTTGGAAGCCCAGCTCGTCGCTTCTTctatcacctcctcctcctcctcctcctcctcctcccccgatcAAACCGATCTGTCCCTCGCTACCGCAACCCAACACCtgcctgttgctgcttctggACCGGCCTTTTGGAAAATGTTTCAAGGCTTGTTTCGGAACACGATGAGGCTCTCTTTCGTGTACGCTCACTTGGGTTTGTTTCAGGAGACGATGTACTATGCTGAGCAAGCGGGGAAGATTGCGGGGCAGGTGGACAGCGAGTTTTACAACTGTGCGGTGgcggggtggatggggaggtttcTTGGAGGTCGGGGGATTGAGAAGGCGGGGAGTTGTTGGGGAAGGCGACGGGGCTGTTTACGGAGGTTGCTGGAGAGGGAACTGGTTTGGGGCGGCCGAGTTGGCGGTTAG
- a CDS encoding uncharacterized protein (EggNog:ENOG503P53J; COG:S): protein MYRPTLRLTLLTPLLSQTTATPLLQATTALPSRASSTVTEPSFWRSMIPKPLRKDNHHRSLPAQKQPPKKDWNPATFFICIFLFIGSMSIQQIALRKDYEAFTRQSDARISLLREVVEKLQSGQDVDVEKVLGTGDPEREKEWDEVLKEIEREEATRKRQQAEAAAAAAAQVKADAEAAAARRPAPKSALSSQGFF from the exons ATGTACCGCCCAACCCTCCGCCTCACCCTCCttacccccctcctctcccaaacgACAGCGacccctcttctccaagccACCACAGCCCTCCCCTCTCGGGCATCTAGCACAGTCACCGAACCATCCTTCTGGCGCTCCATGATCCCCAAGCCCCTCCGAAaggacaaccaccaccgctccctccccgcccaaaaacaaccccccaaaaaagacTGGAACCCCGCCACATTCTTCATctgcatcttcctcttcatcggcTCCATGTCCATCCAGCAAATCGCCCTCCGCAAAGACTACGAAGCCTTCACCCGCCAGTCCGACGCccgcatctccctcctccgcgaAGTAGTCGAAAAACTCCAATCCGGCCAAGACGTCGACGTGGAAAAGGTCTTGGGCACAGGTGATCCAGAACGCGAAAAAGAGTGGGATGAAG TCCTCAAAGAAATCGAGCGCGAGGAGGCTACACGAAAGAGACAGCAGGcagaagctgctgctgccgctgctgctcaggTCAAAGCTGATgctgaagctgctgctgcaagaCGCCCAGCCCCCAAATCTGCTCTTTCAAGCCAAGGCTTCTTCTAG
- a CDS encoding uncharacterized protein (EggNog:ENOG503NWJU; COG:B; COG:K), with the protein MPTSFMRIPYRDLLPPPNIIPPSASTLPGAITALQEFFHNPPPSGLPPSTVVLTGAGLSVASGLADYRGVKGTYRVNKTHRPIYHHEFISSHETRKRYWARSFLGWTTMSMANPNSGHYAIRDLGKLGVVKGVITQNVDSFHPRAHPDMPTVELHGYLRSAVCITCRNEYPRDVFQTELARLNPVWKDFLKEAISSGALETEDPNEKRTRGVKMNADGDVEVPGAPYTTFRYPACPTCLTRPPPLADGTKGVVKVDQDGALEPISNAGILKPAVVMFGDSISPEVKHDADKTIDNAGRLLVMGTSLATYSAWRLAKRAKDRGMPIAVINMGGVRGEEAFFTDLDPKQAGGQGVRTEISTESLLPALVQAMRKPEARSRRHHHHHDAPYAVAFERANPAEVFKDFLS; encoded by the coding sequence ATGCCAACCTCATTCATGCGAATCCCCTACCGAgatctcctcccaccaccaaacatcatccccccatcagcatccaccctccccggcgccatcaccgccctccaAGAGTTCTTccacaacccacccccatcagGCCTACCCCCCTCAACAGTCGTCCTCACCGGCGCCGGCCTCTCAGTAGCAAGCGGACTGGCCGATTACCGAGGCGTCAAGGGCACCTATCGCGTCAACAAGACTCACCGCCCCATCTACCACCACGAGTTCATCTCCAGCCATGAGACCAGAAAGCGATACTGGGCGAGAAGCTTCCTCGGCTGGACGACCATGAGCAtggccaaccccaactcTGGCCACTACGCCATCCGAGACCTCGGGAAACTTGGTGTCGTGAAAGGCGTCATCACTCAAAACGTCGACTCGTTCCACCCTCGAGCCCACCCGGACATGCCCACAGTTGAACTCCACGGCTATCTCCGGTCTGCCGTCTGCATCACCTGCCGAAATGAGTACCCGAGAGATGTCTTTCAAACCGAGTTAGCCAGATTGAATCCGGTTTGGAAAGACTTTCTGAAAGAAGCCATCTCCTCTGGAGCATTAGAAACCGAGGACCCAAACGAGAAGCGGACGCGGGGCGTCAAGATGAACGCCGATGGCGATGTTGAGGTCCCCGGCGCGCCATACACCACCTTTCGGTATCCAGCCTGTCCAACATGCCTGActcgcccaccaccattggCAGATGGCACCAAGGGTGTGGTCAAGGTAGATCAGGACGGCGCATTGGAGCCCATCAGCAATGCCGGTATATTGAAGCCGGCTGTGGTCATGTTTGGCGACAGCATCTCTCCCGAAGTCAAGCATGACGCTGACAAGACCATCGATAACGCCGGCAGGTTGCTCGTGATGGGTACCTCTCTCGCGACATACTCTGCCTGGCGGCTAGCCAAGCGCGCCAAAGACAGAGGGATGCCCATTGCAGTGATAAACATGGGCGGTGTgagaggggaagaggccTTTTTCACCGATTTGGATCCGAAGCAGGCAGGGGGTCAGGGGGTGAGAACCGAGATATCCACCGAGAGCCTATTGCCAGCCCTCGTTCAGGCAATGCGCAAACCGGAAGCTCGgagccgccgccaccaccaccatcatgatGCGCCTTATGCGGTGGCCTTTGAGCGAGCAAATCCCGCAGAGGTTTTTAAGGATTTCTTGTCATAG
- the MMT2 gene encoding mitochondrial metal transporter (EggNog:ENOG503NXX4; COG:P) — protein MLGCRPCPGLRICATTSPVAASSRLRLTRQARSYHPPLLFQFSPRTHHPLRPPPPPLQRRVYYTALSPASRVAFSDRSFHPNSSFSTTDNYFSTTRPTTSSSPPQSPLKMGQQHRTHAGHSHGHHHHHHDNIYLTSQNKSDAGVRITRIGLYSNLGMAIAKGLGGYAFNSQSMVADAWHSLTDLASDVLTLATVSWSLRPPTANFPMGFGKVESLGSLGVSSMLLFGGIFMCMSSCETLYAHIMLDPAAAAEALSHGHGHHHHGHGHGHSHGGGAPSLHAAWLAAGTVAVKEWLYHATMKVARERKSSVLASNAVHHRVDSLTGIVTLLAILGANFLSNAAWLDPVGGLLISLLVIKAGLSNTLSALYELADRSIDEEVRSSIKSQVSKSIGELGESGNVELTDVSGVKSGQNYLVDLELGVPGDWTVEQVRQVEEKVRERVGGKVRGVRRVRVRFVPTGLEGGRGLGEEFIAGEVSARSSPEPEEEGNGHDHGHEHKKEL, from the exons ATGCTCGGCTGTAGGCCATGTCCGGGATTGCGCATCTGTGCGACGACGTCTCCGGTAGCAGCGTCGTCACGGCTCCGTCTAACAAGACAGGCACGGAGCTATCATCCTCCATTATTATTTCAATTTAGCCCGAGAACACATCACCCACttcggccaccaccaccacccctacAACGACGCGTGTACTACACTGccctctccccagcctccaGGGTGGCCTTTTCCGACCGTTCTTTTCATCCCaattcctccttctccacaaCAGACAATTACTTCTCTacaacaagaccaacaacGTCGTCATCGCCACCACAATCACCCCTGAAAATGGGTCAACAACACCGCACTCACGCCGGCCACAGtcacggccaccaccaccaccaccacgacaacatctacctcacctcccaaaacAAATCCGACGCCGGTGTCCGCATCACCAGAATAGGCCTCTATTCCAACCTCGGCATGGCCATCGCCAAAGGCCTAGGAGGCTACGCCTTCAACTCCCAATCCATGGTCGCCGACGCCTGGCACTCCCTCACCGATTTGGCGTCTGACGTCCTCACCCTCGCGACCGTGTCCTGGTCCCTCCGCCCACCAACGGCCAACTTCCCGATGGGCTTTGGAAAAGTCGAGAGTCTCGGCTCGCTGGGGGTGTCTAGCATGTTGCTTTTTGGAGGAATATTCATGTGCATGTCCAGCTGCGAGACTCTCTACGCTCACATAATGTTGGATCCCGCCGCGGCGGCAGAGGCGCTGTCACATGGACAtggtcatcaccatcatgggcatgggcatggtCATagtcatggaggaggagcgccgaGTCTACACGCTGCTTGGCTTGCGGCTGGTACGGTGGCTGTTAAGGAGTGGTTGTATCATGCCA CAATGAAAGTAGCCCGCGAAAGAAAATCCTCCGTCCTAGCGTCAAACGCGGTACATCACAGGGTTGACTCTTTAACCGGCATCGTAACCCTCCTTGCCATCCTCGGAGCGAACTTTTTGTCGAATGCGGCCTGGCTTGACCCCGTTGGCGGGCTGTTGATCTCTTTACTTGTCATCAAAGCTGGGTTGAGCAATACACTCTCTGCGCTGTACGAGCTCGCTGATCGGTCTATTGATGAGGAAGTTCGCAGTTCGATCAAGTCACAGGTTTCAAAGAGTATTGGAGAGCTAGGGGAGTCGGGGAACGTGGAGTTGACGGACGTGAGCGGGGTCAAGTCGGGGCAGAACTATCTTGTTGATTTGGAGCTGGGGGTTCCGGGGGATTGGACGGTGGAGCAGGTGAGACaagtggaggagaaggttaGGGAAAGGGTCggggggaaggtgaggggggtgaggagggttagAGTGAGGTTTGTTCCTACAGGgctggaagggggaagggggctgggggaggagtttaTTGCTGGGGAGGTTAGTGCTAGGAGTAGTCCtgagcccgaggaggaggggaatgggCATGATCATGGGCATGAGCATAAGAAGGAGTTGTAA
- a CDS encoding uncharacterized protein (COG:E; EggNog:ENOG503NWB8; MEROPS:MER0003374), translated as MLCIKSCHHQRIALRTTITAKQHTTAAAACKRAFTSFSSSIACPSLKTPVRLRPLHYTTARVPCHYFSSTSSKMAPPPASAHEFLDFVNASPPPTTQSKPPPPSSKSRLPPHLRTHPWTPSTISPGGKYYLTRNASSLIAFAVGSRWSPGNPIAMIGAHTDSPCLRVKPVSKRTANGYLQVGVETYGGGIWHSWFDRDLSVAGRVLVRVKEGGFEQRLVRVEKPIVRIPSLAIHLHRQSNFDPNKEEEMVPIAGLVEEVLNKKGDVEEGEEEEFEPLKAIDERHHSEFLKLIAKEAGVDKVEDIQDFELILYDTQKAVLGGMNEEFIYSGRLDNLDMTFCAVKALIGSVKDGKGLEEETGIRLVACFDHEEIGSLSAHGADSNLLPAVLRRLSVLPGVDGNQQSESNETAFEQTLAKSFLISADMAHAVHPNYAGKYERNHQPQMNKGTVIKINANQRYATNSPGIVLVKECARRKGVPLQLFVVKNDSPCGSTIGPMLSAKLGVRTLDLGNPQLAMHSIREMGGSWDVEHAIGLFEGFLEGYGGLEGGLVVD; from the exons ATGCTGTGTATAAAAAgctgccatcaccagcgAATTGCGTTGAGGACAACAATAACAGCAAAACAACAcaccactgctgctgctgcttgtaAAAGGGCGTTCACCtcgttttcttcttctaTTGCTTGCCCCTCTTTGAAAACCCCAGTTCGACTTCGACCTCTTCATTACACAACAGCTCGCGTGCCCTGCCATtacttctcctccacctcatccaaaatggcaccccctcccgcctccGCCCACGAGTTCCTCGACTTTGTCAACGCCTCTCCTCCC CCTACCACGCAGTCCAaaccgccacctccctcctccaaaagcAGGcttccaccccatctccGAACGCACCCCTGgaccccctccaccatctctcCCGGAGGTAAATACTACCTCACCCgcaacgcctcctccctcatcgcctTCGCCGTCGGGTCTCGATGGTCCCCCGGCAACCCCATCGCCATGATCGGCGCGCACACTGACTCCCCCTGCCTCCGTGTCAAGCCAGTCAGCAAACGCACCGCGAACGGGTACCTCCAGGTCGGTGTCGAGACGTACGGGGGCGGGATCTGGCACAGCTGGTTCGACAGGGATTTGtcggtggcggggagggtgctcGTCAGGGTAAAAGAGGGCGGGTTTGAgcagaggttggtgagggtggagaaGCCGATTGTGAGGATCCCGAGCTTGGCGATTCATTTGCATAGGCAGAGCAATTTTGATCCGaataaggaggaggagatggtgccTATtgcggggttggtggaggaggttcttAACAAGAAGGGGGatgtcgaggaaggggaagaggaggagtttgagccGCTGAAGGCTATTGACGAGAGACATCATTCGGAGTTTTTGAAACTCATTGCCAAAGAGGCCGGGGTGGACAAAGTGGAGGACATTCAGGATTTCGAGCTGATCTTGTATGACACGCAAAAGGCGGTTTTGGGCGGGATGAATGAGGAGTTTATCTACAGCGGGAGGTTGGATAACTTGGACATGACGTTTTGTGCGGTCAAGGCTCTGATTGGGAGTgtgaaggatgggaagggtctggaggaggagacggggaTTAGGCTGGTGGCGTGTTTTGACCACGAGGAGATTGGTAGTCTGAGCGCCCATGGAGCGGACTCTAACTTGCTGCCGGCTGTCCTCAGACGGCTGTCCGTCCTCCCTGGGGTCGACGGGAACCAACAATCCGAAAGCAACGAAACGGCCTTTGAGCAGACCCTCGCGAAAAGCTTTTTGATCTCGGCGGACATGGCGCATGCTGTTCACCCGAATTATGCGGGCAAGTATGAACGGAACCACCAGCCGCAGATGAACAAGGGGACGGTGATCAAGATTAATGCCAATCAAAGGTATGCGACGAATTCGCCGGGGATTGTGCTGGTGAAGGAGTgcgcgaggaggaagggggtgccgCTGCAGCTGTTTGTGGTCAAGAATGACAGTCCCTGTGGGAGCACGATTGGGCCGATGCTGAGCGCCaagttgggggtgaggaCGTTGGATCTGGGGAACCCGCAGTTGGCGATGCACAGTAtcagggagatgggggggagcTGGGACGTGGAGCATGCgattgggttgtttgaggggtttttggaggggtatgggggtttggaggggggcttGGTTGTTGATTAG